Genomic DNA from Desulforamulus hydrothermalis Lam5 = DSM 18033:
GCAATGTTTGTCGACACTCTGGAGGCACCGCTAAGGTGCCTTTGTCCTTTTTAATTACACTCCCTTTTACCTCAAGATTTGCCAGGCTAAAGACGATATCACTAATTAATGAAGGAATTTCCGGGCAACTAAAGAAGTAACAGTCTGAGGGGTGATGAAGTGAGATTTTGTTTCTTGTTAGCAGTCTTTTACTTAATGATGTCAGCCTGGCCGGCGGAAGCCGGTTATACCGTATACCCCTATGGCCGGTTTGTCTGGCAGCAACAAAAAGCTGGCAAATTGTCGGCGGATGTGACAGTGACGGCTAACGGGTTGTTGTATGTTCCGGCGGGCAATAAAATTATTTGTTATGATTTGGGCAATGGGTCGAAACTTTGGGAACGCAAGCTGGAACTGAGCGGCAAAATAACCGAGCCCCTGCTGGTGGACAACGGGACGGTTTATGCGGTGGGTACCGACGGCATGCAGCAAATGAAGCCCAACGGCAGTCTTACCTGGCTTTACCGTATTTTGTCCAAACCTAAGGGAAGCAAAAGCAGCGGCGTGGTGACCGCCGGCCCCAACGGTTTGGTTTACCTGGGCGTGGCGGATGGCCTGTATGCCCTGGAACCCAAGAAAAACTTTAAGTGGCGTTTTTCAGACGAAAAAAATGTGGTGGCTGCCCTGGGGGACAGCGAGGCGGTTTATGTTTGCAGCGGGGATAAGAACACCGGCTACAGCTTGCGGGCCCTGGATGCCAGGGGAAACCGCCTGTGGCACCGGGGTTTGGGGGAGCTGAAGAACATCCACTTGTCCTTTGGGCCGGCGGGGAATTTGTACGTTGTAACTAACCCGGCCCGCCTGGAGAGAAACACGGCGGCCAAAATAATGTGCCTGGATCGCCGCACCGGCAAGGAACAATGGACTTATTCGGTCAGGTCAGACGATTTAACAAAACCCGCCTTCGGGGCGGATAACACCCTGTACTTTACCGGTCAACATAAAGTATTTGCGCTCGCTGCCACAGACGGTACTCTTAAATGGGACTTGCCGCTGATCAACCTGGTATCAGGGATTGCGGTTGATAACCTGAACGGGCGGTTGTATGCCGGCAGTTCGGATGGCCGGCTGTTTTGTATCAACACTGCCGGACGTTTAATCTGGGAAAAGGAAATTGACAAGACCACCGGCCAGACTTTACATAAAGATGGCGGCATAATGATAGATACCGGCAAAGATGAAAAGGATGCCATTAAAATGGCGCCCGTTATGCTGCCGGACGGAGCTGTCTTACTGGCCACCGACAAGGGTGTGCTGATAAAATTTATTGACGTTAACAAGGAGCGGTAATTTATGGGTATTTTCCAACTGCTGCGGTATGCCGCCGGTCTGCTGATAATGCTGTTGCTGCCAGCAGCCGGTTGGGCGGCCAGCAACCAGGTAAGCACAGCCGATTTTACAGATATTAAAGGACACTGGGCCAGGCAGTCCATTGAAAAAGTCACAGCCCTTGGTTATGACCAGGGGTTTCCTGACCATACGTTTCGTCCCCAACAACCGCTCACTTTGCTGGAAGCCGTTCAGAAAGTTTTGCAGGCGGCCGGTTTTGGGGAACAAATAGCCAAATTAAAACAAACTAAACAGGCAAGCGCCCTTTATGCGGTGCCCCAGGGACAAAACTACATAAATTTTGCGGTGCAACAGAATTTTCTGCCGGCTGACCTGCTGCAGCAGTTTCGCCACGATCGCCCCGTCAACCGGGGACAGCTGGCCGTTCTCCTGGCCAGTGCGCTATATTTGCCGCCCGTAGACGGCGGCGGGGTTGCCTTCACCGACAGCCAGGCCATACCGCCGGCTTATCTGCCGGCGGTCCGGGCGGTGGTCAGCCAGGGCATTATGTCCGGTTTCCCGGATGGTACCTTTCGCCCCCAACATCAGGTTTCCCGGGGAGAAATGGCTGCCTTGCTGGCCAAGCTTTACGACCAGGGGTGGCTGAAAACAGATGCCAAAAGAAAGGTTGAAGGCTGGGTAGCGGCGGTTGCCCCGGGGAAAAACGGCCTGGAAATACAAATTAATTCTCTCAAGGGGACGCAAAAAATAACGGCCGCAGCCGGCTGTCCGGCCTACTGGCAGGGGCATCCCGTACCCTTGCAACAGGTTGTCAATTACCGGGTAGCGGGTATTTTGGACAGCCAGAAAAAACTGGCCTATCTGGAGTTGCTGGAAAGAAGAAGCTTTTCACCGGTGCAGCGGGACACTTATGCCAGTTATTTACGTCATGCCGAAGGAGAACCGGTGGTAATAACAGTAAAGGATATGTTAAATGAAGAGGTGGACTATGCTGTGGCCTGGGATGCCGAGATTAGGGATGACAAAGCCAAAGGCAAAACCGGTAAAGACCTTCTGAAGAAGTTAAAGGCAGGCCAATTTATTAAATTAGGATTGACCGCTGACAATAAAGTGCAATCTATAACCCTGCCGGAGGTTAAAAATATCACCGGCGAGGTGGATCGGATCAACCGGGCGTTATATTTAAAGAAAAACAACCGCAGCAGTAAAAAATATGTGCCTGATCATTTTTGGGGTTGGGATTTTGGGCGGCTGGTTGATAAACAGGGCAACGAAATCGACTCCCTCCAATCAGGCGACAAAGTGAAGATATTTTATATTGGCGAGCCGTTTTATGAAAGGGTGTTGGAAATACAAAAACTAAATTAGACCGTAGTGTGGAGAAAGATTGAAAAAAAATAAAGCCACGGTGGTTTATAATCCCCTGCCGGCCGCTTGTCGCCATACCGTTAACAGCACTGGAAGCGAAATGAACCATTGGGCCGGCGTCCGCATCCTGCGGGCGCCGGCTGAACCGGACTAAGGCCGGCGTACCCAATGGCCGCAGCAGCCGGCAGCGTGCCGGCGGTGCGCAAAACGGAGCTAAAGGGATCATAAACCACCGTTAAATATTATAACCAGAACTTATTAGCCGCAGCAGCCGCCTGAACCGTGCCCGTGGCCATGACCGGGTGCGGCGATAACCTCAATCTCCACCCCCACATCCCGGGGCAGCCGGGCCACCTGCACCAGAGAACGGGCCGGAGCGGGGGAAGGAAAATACTCGGCGTAAACTTCGTTAATTTTTTCAAAGTCATTCATGTCTTTCACAAAAACAGTGGTTTTAACAACTTGATCCATACCGGCACCGGCTGCGGCCAAAATGGCCTTGATATTTTCCAGGCTGCGCCTGGTTTGGGCCTGTATGTCGCCGGTGACGATGGTGCCGTTGACAGGATCGATAGGAATTTGGCCGGAGGTAAAGATGAAAGGTCCTGCCGCAATAGCCTGCGAATAAGGACCAATAGCAGCCGGTGCTTGTTCAGTGGAGATGACTTTTTTGTGGTGCATGGATGGGCCTCCTTTTCTTAAATACAGTTTTTATCGCATTTTAGCATGCCCCAAAACTGTGCATACCATGAGTTTGCCTTTACAATCTGCTCAATACCTTAAGTTGCGCTGTTTTAGCAAACTTTGGTATAATGATGTCAGTTTTTAGCAAAGGAAGGTGTACCTGATTGATTAGCAAACAAGATGTGGAACATGTGGCCCTGCTGGCCCGGTTAGAACTGAATGAAGAAGAAAAAGAATTGTACACCCGACAGTTAAATAAAATTCTTGAGGCAGCCAAAGCACTGCAGGAGCTGGCTACAGACAACGTGCCTCCTACCGCTCATGTGCTGCCTTTGCAAAATGTGTTTCGGGAAGACCGGGTGGGCCCGCATATTGATCCGGAAAAGGCCCTGGCTAACGCTCCGGAGCGGGAAGACTGCTTCTTTAAAGTGCCCAAGATAGTATAGGTTTTCTTGCTGCTGAGCGGGGGCCTGTTCAGCGGCTGCTGCCGGTACGAGGTTGGACCGGTGAATTTCGCAGAAGTCTTGAGGAGGGAAAGTTTTGGATTTATTGCAGCAAACAGCCCACCGGCTTCATGAAATGCTGGTTAAAAAAGAAGTGTCTGCTGTGGAAATAACAGCAGCGGCTTTTCAGCGCATTGAAGAGGTGGAAAACAAAGTTAAATCCTTTCTGACCATTACCCGGGAACAAGCAGAAGCACAAGCCCGGCAGGTGGATAAAAAAATTGCCACAGGGCAGCCGGTGGGTCCCTTGGCCGGCATTCCGACGGCTGTTAAGGACAATATGTGTACAGAGGGTATTCGCACCACCTGTGCTTCCAAGATGCTTTATAACTTTATACCGCCCTATACAGCTACGGCTGTGGCCAGGTTGGCGGCGGCGGATATGGTGCTGGTGGGCAAGACCAACATGGATGAATTTGCCATGGGTTCCTCCACCGAAAATTCCGGCTTTCATTTAACCTACAACCCCTGGGACAGGGAACGGGTGCCGGGCGGTTCCAGCGGCGGTTCGGCGGCTGCCGTAGCAGCCGGGGAAGCGCTGGTGGCCCTTGGTTCGGATACCGGGGGATCAATCCGGCAGCCCGCTTCCTTTTGCGGCGTTATCGGCATGAAGCCTACTTACGGGGCGGTTTCCCGTTACGGCCTGGTGGCCTACGCGTCCTCCCTGGATCAAATCGGTCCTTTTACCAGAGACGTAACGGATATGGCCCACCTGCTCAACGTTATTTGCGGCCACGACCCCCTCGACAGCACTTCGGCCAACCTGCAACACCCGGATTTTACCAAGTTTTTAATCAACGACATTAAAGGCATGAAGATTGGTGTACCCCGGGAATACATGGCGGACGGGATTCATCCCCAGGTTAAAGAGCGCCTGCGGGAGGTAATTAAAAAACTGACCGAGCTGGGGGCCTATGTGGAAGAAACCAGCCTGCCCCATACCGATTATGCCATGCCGGCCTACTACTTGATTGCCACTGCCGAAGCCAGTTCCAACCTGGCCAGGTACGACGGGGTTCGCTACGGGTTGCGGGTGCCGGATGCCCGGGATGTGGTGGACATGTTCATGCGCAGCCGCAGCCAGGGGTTTGGTGAGGAGGTAAAACGCCGCATAATGCTGGGCACCTATTCCCTGTCGGCCGGCTATTATGATGCCTATTACTTGAAGGCCCTGAAGGTGCGCACCCTGATCAAGCAAGACTTTGACCGGGCTTTTGCCAAGTACGATGTTTTATTAAGCCCCACTTCGCCGTCCCCGGCCTTTAAAATTGGGGAAATGGTGCATGATCCGATTCAAATGTACTTGCAGGATGTCTGCACCATTCCGGTCAACCTGGCCGGCATACCGGCCATCTCCGTTCCCTGCGGGCTGGTTAACCGTTTGCCGGTGGGTGTGCAGCTGATGGGTAAAGCCTTTGACGAAGGCACACTGCTGCGGGTGGCCTATACCCTGGAACAAAACACTGATTTTACCAGGCTGCAGCCGAACATGGAGGGGAGTAAGTCATGACACAAGCCTATGAAGCGGTTATAGGAATCGAGGTTCACGTTGAATTAAAGACCAACACCAAGATTTTTTGCCATTCCACCACAGAGTTCGGCGGCGACCCCAATCATCATACCTGCCCGGTTTGTCTTGGCTTACCCGGCACCCTGCCGGTGTTAAACAAAAAGGTGGTGGAATATGCAGTCAGGGCCGGCCTGGCACTGAACTGCCAAATTGCCAATTTTTCCAAGTTTGACCGTAAGAATTACTATTATCCGGATCTGCCTAAAAACTACCAGATATCCCAGTACGACCTGCCTATTGCCCAGCACGGTTATTTAGACATTGAAGTGGACGGTCAAACCAAGCGCATCGGCATTACCCGCCTGCATATGGAGGAGGATGCCGGCAAGCTGGTGCACCAGGGCAGTATTGTCAGCACGCCCTATTCGCTGGTGGATTATAACCGCACCGGCGTACCTTTGATCGAAATTGTTTCCGAACCGGATATGCGTTCGCCGGAGGAAGCCAGGGCCTATGTAGAAAAACTAAGGGCCGTTATCCAGTATACCGGTGTTTCTGACTGCCGCATGGAAGAGGGCAGCCTGCGTTGCGACGTTAACGTGTCGGTGCGGCCGCCGGGCCGGCAGGAGTTTGGCACCAAGACAGAAATTAAAAACCTGAACTCCTTCCGGGCCCTGCAAAAGGCAGTGGCTTTTGAGATTGAAAGACAAATCGGGGTGCTGGAGTCCGGCGGCAGGATTATTCAGGAAACCCGCACCTGGGATGAAGCCAGGGGGATTACGGTTTCCCTGCGCAGCAAAGAAGAGGCACACGACTACCGCTATTTTCCCGACCCGGATTTAGTGCCCCTGGTCCTGGACAGCCAATGGATAGAATTTATCAGGGAATCACTGCCGGAACTGCCTGACCAGCGGCGGGCCAGGTATATCCGGGAATATGGTTTGCCGGCTTATGACGCTTCAATTTTAACCCTTACCAAAGAGATGTCGGATTATTTTGAAGAAGTGCTGCAGCATTATAATATGCCTAAGGCGGTAAGCAACTGGATGATGGGCGAAATGGCCCGGTTGTTAAATGCTAACGGGCTGGAGATCACCCAGTGCAAAATAACACCCGGCCGGCTGGCCGCCCTGCTTAAACTGATTGATCAGGGCACCATCAGCGGCAAGATAGCCAAAACAGTGTTTGAAGAAATGTTTGCCAACGGCAAAGATCCTGAAACGATTGTGCAGGAGAAGGGACTGGTGCAGATTTCCGATGCAGGGGCGCTGGCCGCGGTGGTGGAGGAAGTTATGGCAGCCAACCCGAAGTCGGTACAGGATTACCTGGGTGGCAAAACCCAGGCCATCGGTTTTTTAGTGGGCCAGGTAATGAAAGCTACCCGGGGTAAAGCGAACCCCGATCTGGTAAATAAACTGCTGAGGGAAAGATTGCAAAAGTAACTGACGCAAAAAACGTGACGGCCCGGGCATAAGCCCGGGCCTCAGAGTATCGACAAAGGCTGCAAAACTATGTCAAGGCGGTTTAATGATCCCCTGCCGGCGGCTGGGTAGACCGGAGCCAAAGGGGATCATAAACCACCGGCAATGTTTGTCTACCGTTTGCCCCGGGAACCCCGGGCCTTTATTTTTGACGACTAATGTACACTTTTTTGCACATATCTTAAAAGTGTCCAAATATACATGTACAATAATTTAACCAAAATGAACATGTTAAAAAACAAAGTAATGGTGAGATAAATTAAAGAAACGCAATATAATTTAAGAATACTGCACTAACTAATGTATACAGTATAAATACTCTCAGTGCATATGCTGGACAGGACTATTATGGTAACATAACAAATAAAGTAATTGTTTTGCTGGAGGTGGCATAATGGAAAAAAGAAAAATTTGGATTGTTGATACAACCCTGCGGGACGGTGAGCAAACCGCCGGTGTTGTTTTTGCCAACAGGGAAAAGGTTCGTATCGCCAGATATTTGGATGAGCTGGGTGTTGATCAAATCGAAGCGGGGATCCCGGTGATGGGCGGCGATGAGCAGGAAGCCATCAAGCAAATCTGCAAGCTGGGGCTCAGGGCCAGCATCATGGGCTGGAACCGCCCGGTGATTAAAGATATTGAAGCATCCCTGGCCTGCGGCGTAGACGCTGTAGCCATTTCTATTTCAACCTCAGACATTCATATTAAACATAAGTTAAAGACCAGCCGTGAGTGGGTTTTGGAGCACATGGTGCGGGCGACGGAATTTGCTAAAAAAGAAGGCATGTATGTGTCAGTAAACGCCGAAGATGCTTCCCGCAGCGATATGAATTTTCTCATTGAATTTGCCCGGGCTGCCAAACAGGCGGGAGCCGATCGTCTCCGCTACTGCGATACGGTAGGTATTTTAGAACCATTTACCACCTACGAAAACATTAAAAAGCTAAAAGAAGCGGTTGACATCGAGATAGAAATGCATACCCACAATGACTTTGGCATGGCTACGGCCAATTCTTTTGCCGGCGTCAAGGCCGGGGCCAACTGGGTAGGCGTAACCATTACCGGACTGGGCGAGCGGGCCGGCAATTCGCCGCTGGAAGAAGTGGTCATGGCCCTTAAACACCTGTATGATATAGATTTAAACTTTAAAACTGAATTATTCCGGGAAGTGGCTGAGTATGTGGCCAGGGCGGCCGGCCGGGAGCTGCACTGCAGTAAAGCCATTGTCGGTTCCAATATGTTTGCTCACGAGTCAGGTATTCATGCGGACGGTGCCCTGAAAAACCCGAAAACCTACGAAGCCTTCCAACCCGAAGAGGTGGGTTTGGAGCGCCAGATCGTCATAGGCAAACATTCGGGTACCGCTTCTTTGAGAATGAAGTTTGCGGAGTACGGTATTGACCTGTCTAAAGAAGAAGCGGAAGAATTACTGCCGAAAATTCGTTCTGCTGCGGTGGCTTTAAAACGCTCCCTGTTCGATAAAGAGCTGGTATACATCTACGAAGACTATTTCGGAAAGAGGGATTAAGTTGGGCAAGACAATTATCGAAAAAATTCTTTCCTCCCACAGCGGCCAGAACTGCCGGGCCAACGACATTGTGGTGGCCCGGGTTGATCTGGTGATGGGGCAGGACGGCACCTCTCCCTTGGCCATCCGGGCTTTTGAAAACATGAACGGCAAAGAATTGTTTGATCCGGACAGGGTTGCTCTGGTGATTGACCACAGTGCCCCCAGCCCTTTGGAGGGAGTTTCCGCCCTGCATAAACTGATGCGGCAGTTTGCCCGAGAAAAGGGCTGCCGCCTGTATGACATCGGGGACGGGGTTTGCCACCAGCTAATTCCGGAAAGCGGGCAGGTGGGTCCCGGCAGTCTGGTTATCGGCGCAGACAGCCATACCTGTACTTACGGTGCCCTTAATGCCTTTTCTACCGGCGTGGGTTCCACAGATTTGGCCGGGGCTTTGATTTCCGGCCAGATGTGGTTTAAAGTACCGGAAACCGTAAAATTTGTCTGTCAGGGTACCCTGCCGCCGGGGGTATATGCCAAGGATTTAATTCTTTATCTAATTGGCCAGGTTACCGCCGACGGCTGTACCTATATGGCAGCCGAGTATACCGGCGAGGCCATTGCCGCCCTCTCCATGGAAGGACGTTTTACAGTGGCCAACATGGCCATTGAAATGGGAGCCAAAGCCGGCCTGATGGAGGCCGACGATAAAACCCTGGCCTGGTTGAAAAACTACACAGAGCAAGAGTATACCCCGGTAACGGCCGATCCGGATGCTGTGTACCATAAAGTGTTGCAATTTGATGTAGCGGCATTGGAACCCCAGGTGGCCAAACCACACCGGGTTGATAATGTGGCGCCCATCGGGGAGGTGCAAGGCACCCCGATACAGCAGGCGGTGATCGGCACCTGCACCAACGGACGCCTGGAAGATTTACGCATTGCTGCCGCCATTCTGGAAGGGCGCAGGATTCACCCGGATGTCAGGCTGATTGTGGCGCCGGCTTCCCGTAAGGTTTATCTGGATGCCATGGCGGAGGGACTGATTCAAAAGCTGGTGGCAGCGGGTGCGGCAGTGGTGACCCCCGGCTGCGGTCCCTGTGTGGGCACCCATAACGGCGTGCCGTCGGACGGCGAAAATGTCATATCCACCGCCAACCGCAACTTTAAAGGCCGCATGGGCAACAGCAAGGCAGACATTTACCTGGCCTCACCGGCAACCGTGGCGGCGTCCGCTTTGACCGGCGTGATCAGCGATCCCCGGGAGTTTATCAAATAAATTCAGGTAAAACTTTTTATAAAGCAGGTGAAGCCATGAAATTTAGCGGAAAAGCCCACAAATTCGGCAATGATGTTAATACCGATTACATCATCTCAGGCAAGTATAAATTTAAAACCCTGGATATGAACGAGCTGGCTAAACATGTGATGGAAGATTTGGATCCGGATTTTTACAGCAAGGTGGCACCCGGCGATTTTATTGTGGCCGGCAGTAATTTTGGCTGTGGCTCTTCCCGGGAACAGGCCCCGCTGGCCATCAAACACGCTCATATCAGTGCGGTACTGGCCAAGTCCTTCGCCCGGATATTTTACCGCAATGCCATTAATACCGGTCTGCCGGTGCTGGAGTGCGACACCGATCTCATTGAGGCAGGCGATATCCTGGATGTGGATCTGGCCGGCGGCTATATCATTAACCGCACCAAAGATATTCGCCTGGCTGTTAAACCGTTGCCCCAGGTGATGATTAAGATTTTAAACGACGGGGGGCTGGCGCCGCACTTTCGTAAATACGGCGGTTTTAATTTTGACTAGGAGTGGTCAAGGGTGTATAAAGTAACACTGATCCCCGGCGATGGCATCGGCCCTGAGATAACCGCCGCCGCCAGGCAGGTGATTGAAGCCACCGGTGTAAATATCCGGTGGGAGGTTGTGGAAGCCGGAGCGGCAGCCCTTGATCGTTACGGCAAACCTTTGCCGGATCATGTGCTGGACGCCATTCGCCGCAATAAAGTGGCCCTGAAGGGCCCGGTCACCACACCGGTGGGGCAGGGGTTCCGCAGCGTTAACGTAACCCTGCGGCAGGAATTGGATTTGTTCGCTAACCTGCGCCCGGCCAGGAATATTCCCAATGTTCCCAGCCGTTACCAGGGCGTTGACCTGCTGGTGGTGCGGGAAAATACCGAGGACCTGTATGCCGGTGTAGAGCACCGGGTAGGCAAGGATGCGGCAGAAAGCATCAAGATAATTACCCGGGAAGCATCCCGGCGGATTGCCCGGTTTGCTTTTGAAACGGCCCGCCGGCAGGGCAGAAAAAAAGTTACCGCAGTCCACAAGGCCAATATAATGAAGCTGAGCGACGGGCTTTTTTTAGAAAGTGTCCGCTCGGTGGCAGAAACCTACCCGGATATTGCTTATGAAGAAATGATTGTGGACGCCATGTGCATGAAACTGG
This window encodes:
- a CDS encoding PQQ-like beta-propeller repeat protein, giving the protein MRFCFLLAVFYLMMSAWPAEAGYTVYPYGRFVWQQQKAGKLSADVTVTANGLLYVPAGNKIICYDLGNGSKLWERKLELSGKITEPLLVDNGTVYAVGTDGMQQMKPNGSLTWLYRILSKPKGSKSSGVVTAGPNGLVYLGVADGLYALEPKKNFKWRFSDEKNVVAALGDSEAVYVCSGDKNTGYSLRALDARGNRLWHRGLGELKNIHLSFGPAGNLYVVTNPARLERNTAAKIMCLDRRTGKEQWTYSVRSDDLTKPAFGADNTLYFTGQHKVFALAATDGTLKWDLPLINLVSGIAVDNLNGRLYAGSSDGRLFCINTAGRLIWEKEIDKTTGQTLHKDGGIMIDTGKDEKDAIKMAPVMLPDGAVLLATDKGVLIKFIDVNKER
- a CDS encoding S-layer homology domain-containing protein: MGIFQLLRYAAGLLIMLLLPAAGWAASNQVSTADFTDIKGHWARQSIEKVTALGYDQGFPDHTFRPQQPLTLLEAVQKVLQAAGFGEQIAKLKQTKQASALYAVPQGQNYINFAVQQNFLPADLLQQFRHDRPVNRGQLAVLLASALYLPPVDGGGVAFTDSQAIPPAYLPAVRAVVSQGIMSGFPDGTFRPQHQVSRGEMAALLAKLYDQGWLKTDAKRKVEGWVAAVAPGKNGLEIQINSLKGTQKITAAAGCPAYWQGHPVPLQQVVNYRVAGILDSQKKLAYLELLERRSFSPVQRDTYASYLRHAEGEPVVITVKDMLNEEVDYAVAWDAEIRDDKAKGKTGKDLLKKLKAGQFIKLGLTADNKVQSITLPEVKNITGEVDRINRALYLKKNNRSSKKYVPDHFWGWDFGRLVDKQGNEIDSLQSGDKVKIFYIGEPFYERVLEIQKLN
- a CDS encoding RidA family protein, encoding MHHKKVISTEQAPAAIGPYSQAIAAGPFIFTSGQIPIDPVNGTIVTGDIQAQTRRSLENIKAILAAAGAGMDQVVKTTVFVKDMNDFEKINEVYAEYFPSPAPARSLVQVARLPRDVGVEIEVIAAPGHGHGHGSGGCCG
- the gatC gene encoding Asp-tRNA(Asn)/Glu-tRNA(Gln) amidotransferase subunit GatC, which translates into the protein MISKQDVEHVALLARLELNEEEKELYTRQLNKILEAAKALQELATDNVPPTAHVLPLQNVFREDRVGPHIDPEKALANAPEREDCFFKVPKIV
- the gatA gene encoding Asp-tRNA(Asn)/Glu-tRNA(Gln) amidotransferase subunit GatA, translated to MDLLQQTAHRLHEMLVKKEVSAVEITAAAFQRIEEVENKVKSFLTITREQAEAQARQVDKKIATGQPVGPLAGIPTAVKDNMCTEGIRTTCASKMLYNFIPPYTATAVARLAAADMVLVGKTNMDEFAMGSSTENSGFHLTYNPWDRERVPGGSSGGSAAAVAAGEALVALGSDTGGSIRQPASFCGVIGMKPTYGAVSRYGLVAYASSLDQIGPFTRDVTDMAHLLNVICGHDPLDSTSANLQHPDFTKFLINDIKGMKIGVPREYMADGIHPQVKERLREVIKKLTELGAYVEETSLPHTDYAMPAYYLIATAEASSNLARYDGVRYGLRVPDARDVVDMFMRSRSQGFGEEVKRRIMLGTYSLSAGYYDAYYLKALKVRTLIKQDFDRAFAKYDVLLSPTSPSPAFKIGEMVHDPIQMYLQDVCTIPVNLAGIPAISVPCGLVNRLPVGVQLMGKAFDEGTLLRVAYTLEQNTDFTRLQPNMEGSKS
- the gatB gene encoding Asp-tRNA(Asn)/Glu-tRNA(Gln) amidotransferase subunit GatB, whose translation is MTQAYEAVIGIEVHVELKTNTKIFCHSTTEFGGDPNHHTCPVCLGLPGTLPVLNKKVVEYAVRAGLALNCQIANFSKFDRKNYYYPDLPKNYQISQYDLPIAQHGYLDIEVDGQTKRIGITRLHMEEDAGKLVHQGSIVSTPYSLVDYNRTGVPLIEIVSEPDMRSPEEARAYVEKLRAVIQYTGVSDCRMEEGSLRCDVNVSVRPPGRQEFGTKTEIKNLNSFRALQKAVAFEIERQIGVLESGGRIIQETRTWDEARGITVSLRSKEEAHDYRYFPDPDLVPLVLDSQWIEFIRESLPELPDQRRARYIREYGLPAYDASILTLTKEMSDYFEEVLQHYNMPKAVSNWMMGEMARLLNANGLEITQCKITPGRLAALLKLIDQGTISGKIAKTVFEEMFANGKDPETIVQEKGLVQISDAGALAAVVEEVMAANPKSVQDYLGGKTQAIGFLVGQVMKATRGKANPDLVNKLLRERLQK
- the nifV gene encoding homocitrate synthase — protein: MEKRKIWIVDTTLRDGEQTAGVVFANREKVRIARYLDELGVDQIEAGIPVMGGDEQEAIKQICKLGLRASIMGWNRPVIKDIEASLACGVDAVAISISTSDIHIKHKLKTSREWVLEHMVRATEFAKKEGMYVSVNAEDASRSDMNFLIEFARAAKQAGADRLRYCDTVGILEPFTTYENIKKLKEAVDIEIEMHTHNDFGMATANSFAGVKAGANWVGVTITGLGERAGNSPLEEVVMALKHLYDIDLNFKTELFREVAEYVARAAGRELHCSKAIVGSNMFAHESGIHADGALKNPKTYEAFQPEEVGLERQIVIGKHSGTASLRMKFAEYGIDLSKEEAEELLPKIRSAAVALKRSLFDKELVYIYEDYFGKRD
- a CDS encoding 3-isopropylmalate dehydratase large subunit, with amino-acid sequence MGKTIIEKILSSHSGQNCRANDIVVARVDLVMGQDGTSPLAIRAFENMNGKELFDPDRVALVIDHSAPSPLEGVSALHKLMRQFAREKGCRLYDIGDGVCHQLIPESGQVGPGSLVIGADSHTCTYGALNAFSTGVGSTDLAGALISGQMWFKVPETVKFVCQGTLPPGVYAKDLILYLIGQVTADGCTYMAAEYTGEAIAALSMEGRFTVANMAIEMGAKAGLMEADDKTLAWLKNYTEQEYTPVTADPDAVYHKVLQFDVAALEPQVAKPHRVDNVAPIGEVQGTPIQQAVIGTCTNGRLEDLRIAAAILEGRRIHPDVRLIVAPASRKVYLDAMAEGLIQKLVAAGAAVVTPGCGPCVGTHNGVPSDGENVISTANRNFKGRMGNSKADIYLASPATVAASALTGVISDPREFIK
- a CDS encoding 3-isopropylmalate dehydratase small subunit, which produces MKFSGKAHKFGNDVNTDYIISGKYKFKTLDMNELAKHVMEDLDPDFYSKVAPGDFIVAGSNFGCGSSREQAPLAIKHAHISAVLAKSFARIFYRNAINTGLPVLECDTDLIEAGDILDVDLAGGYIINRTKDIRLAVKPLPQVMIKILNDGGLAPHFRKYGGFNFD
- a CDS encoding isocitrate/isopropylmalate dehydrogenase family protein, whose protein sequence is MYKVTLIPGDGIGPEITAAARQVIEATGVNIRWEVVEAGAAALDRYGKPLPDHVLDAIRRNKVALKGPVTTPVGQGFRSVNVTLRQELDLFANLRPARNIPNVPSRYQGVDLLVVRENTEDLYAGVEHRVGKDAAESIKIITREASRRIARFAFETARRQGRKKVTAVHKANIMKLSDGLFLESVRSVAETYPDIAYEEMIVDAMCMKLVQEPENYDVLVLPNLYGDIVSDLCAGLVGGLGVAPGANIGLDCAVFEAVHGSAPQIAGQNIANPLAVILSGVMMLRHLGEQQCAALIEEAVREVLAEGRHLTADLGGSATTGQMAEAISRRIYDKR